In Sulfurisphaera javensis, a single genomic region encodes these proteins:
- a CDS encoding ATP-binding cassette domain-containing protein encodes MIDYKDLTIKFSNTKIFDKLNLSIKQHSIVIGPNGSGKTTLIKAVCGLIPYKGDILVDGQEIRKIKNYLNLSTNIPEVYTIGRKVKDIVDVYSEIKDLELDTFREILKELRIYDEVINKRILNYQQARAQ; translated from the coding sequence ATGATAGATTATAAAGATCTTACAATAAAATTTTCCAATACAAAAATATTTGATAAATTAAATTTATCTATTAAACAGCATTCAATAGTTATTGGACCGAATGGTTCAGGAAAAACTACATTAATAAAAGCAGTATGCGGACTCATACCTTATAAAGGAGACATTCTAGTTGATGGACAAGAAATAAGAAAAATCAAAAATTACCTTAATCTTTCTACAAATATTCCAGAAGTCTATACAATAGGAAGAAAAGTAAAAGATATTGTGGATGTATATTCAGAAATTAAAGACCTTGAATTAGATACTTTCCGTGAAATATTAAAAGAATTAAGAATTTATGATGAAGTTATAAATAAGAGAATTTTAAATTATCAGCAGGCCAGAGCACAATAG
- a CDS encoding transcriptional regulator yields the protein MENIKDAENKNNIKDLLQFLNNRALNNSVRLGILIALSNFERLSFSELLEYTKIRKSSLLMYLKVLEEEGLITVKKQFTLYRPRTYASITDKGKDTIKKYFDLVNKIK from the coding sequence ATGGAGAATATCAAAGATGCTGAAAACAAAAACAATATTAAAGATCTCTTGCAATTTCTAAACAATAGGGCTTTGAATAATTCTGTTAGACTAGGAATATTGATTGCGTTATCAAATTTTGAAAGATTATCCTTTTCAGAATTACTCGAATATACTAAAATACGAAAAAGTTCTTTACTAATGTATCTTAAAGTACTAGAAGAAGAAGGTTTAATTACAGTTAAAAAACAATTTACATTATATCGACCGAGGACATATGCAAGTATCACTGATAAAGGAAAAGATACTATAAAGAAATATTTTGATCTAGTAAACAAAATAAAGTAA